Proteins from one Impatiens glandulifera chromosome 2, dImpGla2.1, whole genome shotgun sequence genomic window:
- the LOC124925180 gene encoding homeobox-leucine zipper protein HDG1-like — translation MQAQLGRHENILLKQNKTNIQLENHKLKETLKTALCTKCNGSLNPSDYNSVEEYRLRLQIHRLTEELSKMTALAQRCLGRPIMSFDLSNSAPIGQVPAAPPLPPVMPTISLAGVLDVSQNQIENSPFLELAEKAMEELTKLVSVNAPLWTQTGCEGGGGGAVEYLNLEEYIKSFPPCFETKPDKNSTRYATRASGIVAAKSSSILNSLMNEAGNRNLQMMDAELQALSPIVPVWKVKFLRFCRQIAEGVWGMVDVSIETSGIVNCRRFPSGCVLQDILNGCSRVTWVEHLDCEENDVKVIHPLGVMSCSSSFGAQRWLASLQRQCLCLAIISSPPASTQDRASGMVSHFTKRSMVSMAHRMVRSFGFGLCSTVHQWQLVQAGETRLTVRNNMDNPGEPTGVVVCATNSVWMPLSHLRVFDFLSNKDRRGEWEDVHYTMPIQELARIDKSNDDELNRVSFLHTTVLIDKNNQKVVPIVQETQSDESGSMIVYGMVNLPVMQVVMSGQDSSSVEILPNGFSIIPNIKRPATRECVKEEDDSCMMTVAFQILTKNSPGNMNISMELIEYINNLMSQRIQRIRSALHCG, via the exons atgcaGGCACAATTAGGACGTCACgagaatatccttctcaaacaAAATAAGACAAATATTCAACTTGAAAACCATAAGCTGAAAGAGACGTTAAAGACTGCTCTTTGCACCAAGTGCAACGGATCACTGAATCCATCTGATTACAACTCTGTCGAGGAATATCGTCTGAGACTCCAGATCCACCGTCTCACCGAGGAATTAAGCAAGATGACAGCGCTAGCACAAAGATGCCTTGGAAGGCCAATAATGTCTTTTGACCTATCAAACTCCGCTCCCATTGGACAAGTACCTGCagctcctcctcttcctcctgTTATGCCAACAATTTCCTTGGCAGGAGTACTCGACGTGAGTCAAAACCAGATTGAAAATTCACCATTTCTCGAGCTCGCCGAGAAAGCAATGGAGGAATTGACTAAACTAGTTAGCGTAAACGCTCCTCTATGGACACAGACCGGATgcgaaggaggaggaggaggtgcCGTGGAATATCTAAACCTGGAAGAGTACATCAAATCATTCCCTCCTTGTTTTGAAACAAAGCCCGACAAAAATTCTACACGTTATGCCACAAGGGCATCCGGCATTGTTGCGGCCAAAAGCTCGTCCATCCTAAATTCCTTGATGAATGAA GCAGGCAACAGAAACTTACAAATG ATGGATGCTGAGCTACAAGCGCTATCTCCTATTGTTCCTGTTTGGAAAGTGAAGTTTCTTCGATTCTGCAGACAGATTGCGGAGGGAGTGTGGGGAATGGTGGACGTGTCGATTGAAACTAGCGGAATTGTTAATTGTAGGAGGTTCCCTTCTGGATGTGTTTTGCAAGATATTCTCAATGGTTGTTCTAGG GTGACATGGGTGGAGCATTTGGATTGCGAAGAGAACGACGTCAAGGTTATTCATCCATTAGGAGTCATGAGTTGTAGTTCGTCTTTTGGTGCTCAAAGGTGGCTTGCCTCACTTCAAAGACAATGCCTATGCTTGGCGATAATCTCGTCTCCTCCAGCCTCCACTCAGGATCGAGCTAGtg GGATGGTTAGTCATTTCACTAAGAGAAGCATGGTTAGTATGGCTCATAGAATGGTGCGTAGCTTCGGTTTCGGTTTATGCTCGACTGTGCACCAATGGCAGCTAGTCCAAGCCGGGGAAACCAGGCTGACTGTACGCAATAACATGGACAATCCAGGTGAGCCAACCGGGGTGGTGGTGTGTGCCACAAATTCGGTCTGGATGCCCCTTTCCCATCTACGTGTGTTTGATTTCCTAAGCAATAAAGATAGAAGGGGAGAATGGGAGGATGTACATTACACCATGCCAATACAAGAGCTGGCTCGAATCGATAAGAGCAATGACGACGAACTCAACCGTGTCTCTTTTCTTCACACGACG gttttaattgataaaaataatcaaaaggttGTGCCTATAGTGCAAGAGACACAATCAGACGAGTCGGGATCCATGATAGTGTATGGGATGGTGAACTTACCGGTGATGCAGGTGGTGATGAGCGGTCAGGATTCGAGCTCGGTGGAGATACTTCCGAATGGATTTTCCATCATCCCGAATATCAAAAGGCCGGCGACGAGAGAATGCGTGAAGGAGGAGGATGATTCGTGTATGATGACAGTTGCGTTCCAAATATTGACGAAGAATAGTCCCGGAAATATGAACATCTCGATGGAACTGATTGAATACATAAACAACTTGATGTCTCAAAGGATTCAGAGGATCAGATCTGCTCTTCATTGTGGCTAG
- the LOC124925181 gene encoding homeobox-leucine zipper protein ANTHOCYANINLESS 2-like, translating to MALISSTENHNSRRRRKLEPSSSKEAEMKRVNEEEFEIIMEGAVQTQVDRDENAILKQQNKEIQQESVMLREALRNLVCTNCNGPQIPADVSMEEDHRLRAENHRLRDEINRASALPQRSMSPPLTNTIINHNSFGKSHFLRLAEKALNELAKLVNVNYPLWIQTSGQGGTGVGVMESLNLKEYVKSCPPCLEIKPDPNSTHYATRASGTVVANSSSILHALMDQNQWVDLFPCIIGKSVTIDIIQTDNRTLQMMYVELQPLSPLVPILRVKFLRFCRQLAEGVWAMVDVSVERCHEVSAFLNCTRFPSGCIVQDMPNGNCSKVTWIEHLVYKEDEISHPLVVGCSSPSFSAQRWLASLQRQYRCLAIVRSPPVSTHHARTSEMISELAKRSMVGMAHRMMRSFGFGLCSTVHQWQLVQAGETRLSVRDNNINNLGEPIGVVLSATNSVWMPVSHQRLFEFLKNKQLRGEWDELDNANPMQELVWISKSNVDELNRVSLLRKTEISNMNQNDVLILQEAQSDASGSMIVYAAVDMPAMKVAMRGGDSSSLEILPSSGLLSFRISNGMKARRNRV from the exons ATGGCTTTGATTTCATCAACGGAAAATCATAACtccagaagaagaagaaaattagAGCCTTCTTCCTCCAAA GAGGCTGAGATGAAAAGAGTGAACGAAGAGGAATTCGAGATCATAATGGAGGGAGCGGTTCAg ACACAAGTGGACCGTGATGAGAATGCTATTCTGAAACAACAAAACAAAGAGATTCAACAGGAAAGTGTCATGTTGAGAGAGGCATTAAGGAACTTGGTCTGCACCAACTGCAATGGCCCACAGATTCCGGCTGATGTCTCTATGGAGGAGGACCACCGTCTAAGAGCCGAGAACCACCGTTTGAGAGATGAAATAAACAGGGCGTCTGCTCTACCACAAAGATCTATGTCTCCTCCTCTAACCAATACCATCATTAACCACAACTCATTTGGAAAGTCGCATTTTCTCCGGCTCGCTGAGAAAGCGCTCAACGAATTGGCCAAACTAGTTAATGTAAATTATCCTCTATGGATACAAACATCTGGGCAAGGAGGAACTGGAGTAGGAGTCATGGAATCACTAAACCTAAAAGAGTACGTTAAATCGTGCCCTCCTTGTTTAGAAATCAAACCCGATCCAAATTCTACTCATTATGCCACTAGGGCATCTGGCACGGTTGTTGCCAACAGCTCCTCGATCCTCCATGCCTTGATGGATCAA AATCAATGGGTAGATTTATTCCCATGCATCATTGGTAAGAGTGTCACTATAGACATAATTCAGACAGACAATAGAACCTTGCAAATG ATGTATGTTGAGCTACAACCGCTGTCGCCTCTGGTCCCTATTCTGCGAGTGAAGTTTCTTCGGTTCTGCAGACAGCTTGCGGAAGGAGTGTGGGCAATGGTGGACGTGTCCGTTGAACGCTGCCATGAAGTTTCGGCATTTTTAAATTGTACTAGGTTTCCTTCTGGTTGTATTGTGCAAGATATGCCCAATGGCAATTGCTCCAAG GTTACGTGGATAGAGCATTTGGTATACAAAGAGGACGAGATTAGTCATCCATTAGTAGTAGGTTGTAGTTCGCCGTCTTTCAGTGCTCAAAGGTGGCTTGCCTCTCTTCAAAGACAATACCGATGCTTGGCTATTGTCAGGTCACCTCCTGTTTCCACTCATCATGCTCGAACTAGTG AAATGATTAGTGAGTTGGCCAAGAGAAGCATGGTTGGTATGGCTCATAGAATGATGCGTAGTTTTGGTTTCGGTTTATGCTCGACTGTGCACCAATGGCAGCTAGTCCAAGCCGGGGAAACAAGGCTTTCTGTACGTGATAACAATATCAATAATCTCGGTGAGCCAATTGGGGTGGTGCTGAGTGCCACAAATTCCGTCTGGATGCCCGTTTCCCATCAACGCTTGTTTGAATTTCTGAAGAATAAACAGTTAAGGGGAGAGTGGGATGAGTTAGATAATGCCAATCCAATGCAAGAGTTGGTTTGGATCAGCAAGAGCAATGTGGACGAACTCAACCGCGTGTCACTTCTTCGAAAGACT GAAATATCAAACATGAATCAAAATGATGTGCTTATATTACAAGAGGCACAATCAGATGCATCGGGGTCCATGATAGTGTATGCAGCGGTGGACATGCCGGCAATGAAGGTGGCGATGAGAGGTGGGGATTCAAGTTCGTTGGAGATACTTCCGTCGTCGGGTTTACTTTCATTCCGAATATCAAACGGGATGAAAGCGAGGAGGAATCGTGTTTGA